The proteins below come from a single Rosa rugosa chromosome 2, drRosRugo1.1, whole genome shotgun sequence genomic window:
- the LOC133729270 gene encoding mannosyl-oligosaccharide 1,2-alpha-mannosidase MNS3 gives MSSKTLPYSNKDIHYDNAKFRQRSVFKVINQTLLTSNVKHHCTSCSTGKFLVLLMIFGIACLLLTHTSSPGSVSNGLVNGSGNGTYEHNISGGIRFPNLFRRAPRLPPQLTPDQIGGGGKLGPNWVDRQENVKKAFIHAWSGYKRYAMGFDELKPLSKQGVDGLGGLGATVVDALDTAMIMGVDEVVSEAGLWIEKHLSNRISEKGQVNLFETTIRVLGGLLSAYHLSSVNQGTNSTHTGPEPAVYLETAKNLADRLLSGFTSSPTAIPYGDVVLRDPSAHPAPDGLSSTSEVSTLQLEFNYLSSVSGDPKYTVAAMKVLEHMKTLPKVEGLVPIFINPNTGEFSGENIRLGSRGDSYYEYLLKVWLQKGPNRESNLTYLYDMYEEAMKGVRHRLVRKSIPNGLVFVGELPYGSDGDFSPKMDHLVCFLAGTLALGATKGITKEKAMRDNLLNFEDLENLKLAEDLAKTCFEMYSVTSTGLAPEIAYFHTEEFSDGGLDGGNKSSKYLNDIIIKRADRHNLLRPETVESLFVLYRITEDPKYREWGWQIFEAFEKYTRIDTGGYSSLDDVTKIPPHTRDKMETFFLGETLKYLYLLFGDTSLVPLDKYVFNTEAHPIPIEGTTKRV, from the exons ATGTCGTCGAAGACTCTTCCTTACTCCAACAAAGATATCCACTACGACAACGCCAAGTTCCGCCAACGCTCCGTCTTCAAG GTGATAAATCAGACCTTACTCACCAGTAACGTAAAGCATCATTGTACGAGTTGTAGTACAGGAAAGTTTCTAGTGTTGCTAATGATATTTGGTATAGCGTGTCTTCTGCTGACACATACAAGTTCCCCCGGTTCTGTTTCGAACGGTTTAGTGAATGGTAGTGGGAATGGTACATATGAGCACAATATAAGCGGTGGCATTAGGTTTCCAAATCTTTTCAGACGAGCACCGAGGCTTCCTCCTCAACTAACGCCTGACCAAATAGGAGGTGGCGGCAAACTTGGACCAAATTGGGTAGATAGGCAAGAAAATGTGAAGAAAGCTTTTATTCATGCATGGTCCGGGTATAAAAGGTATGCAATGGGTTTTGATGAGTTGAAGCCCTTAAGCAAGCAGGGAGTTGATGGGTTAGGAGGTCTTGGTGCAACTGTTGTGGATGCCCTTGATACTGCCATGATAATGGGTGTTGATGAAGTTGTTTCTGAAGCAGGCTTATGGATTGAGAAGCACCTTTCGAATAGGATTAGTGAGAAAGGCCAAGTTAATTTATTTGAAACAACAATACGTGTTTTGGGTGGTCTGTTAAGTGCATATCATCTCAGTTCTGTGAACCAAGGGACAAACTCAACACATACAGGACCTGAGCCGGCTGTTTATCTAGAAACTGCTAAGAACTTGGCCGATCGTCTGCTATCTGGTTTTACTTCAAGTCCAACTGCTATTCCCTATGGTGATGTTGTTCTTCGTGATCCTTCAGCACATCCAGCTCCGGATGGTCTTAGCAGTACTTCAGAAGTTTCTACCTTACAGCTTGAGTTCAACTATCTCAGTTCCGTTTCTGGTGATCCAAAATACACTGTGGCAGCTATGAAGGTCTTAGAACACATGAAGACTCTACCAAAGGTGGAAGGGCTGGTTCCTATATTTATAAA CCCCAACACTGGTGAATTTAGTGGAGAAAATATAAGACTGGGATCTCGTGGCGACAGCTACTATGAATACCTACTGAAAGTTTGGCTTCAGAAGGGACCAAATCGAGAAAGTAATTTGACATATCTCTATGATATGTATGAGGAAGCAATGAAAGGTGTTAGGCATCGTCTTGTTAGGAAATCAATACCAAATGGATTGGTTTTTGTAGGGGAATTGCCTTATGGATCTGATGGTGATTTTAGTCCAAAAATGGATCATCTG GTATGTTTCTTGGCTGGTACTCTTGCACTTGGTGCCACCAAAGGCATTACCAAGGAAAAAGCAATGAGAGATAATTTGCTAAATTTTGAAGATcttgaaaatttgaaacttGCAGAAGATCTGGCTAAAACATGCTTTGAGATGTATTCAGTAACCTCTACTGGTCTTGCTCCAGAAATTGCTTACTTTCATACAGAG GAATTTTCTGATGGAGGTCTTGATGGCGGTAACAAGAGTTCAAAATATTTGAATGACATAATCATCAAACGTGCGGATCGACATAATCTCTTGCGTCCTGAAACTGTTGAATCATTGTTTGTCTTGTACCGTATTACAGAAGATCCAAA ATATCGTGAATGGGGTTGGCAGATTTTTGAAGCATTTGAGAAATATACAAGGATTGATACTGGTGGATACAGTTCTTTGGATGATGTAACTAAAATTCCTCCTCATACAAGAGACAAGATGGAGACGTTTTTTTTGGGAGAGACTCTAAAGTATCTGTACTTGCTGTTTGGAGATACTTCTCTTGTTCCTTTGGATAAATATGTTTTTAACACTGAAGCTCATCCTATTCCAATTGAAGGAACTACCAAGAGGGTGTAA
- the LOC133729269 gene encoding potassium channel KAT3-like, whose amino-acid sequence MSVSGTKNFFRRFCIDEYQIDSVAQSSFFSSDLLPSLGARINQSTKLRKYIISPYNPRYRAWEMLLIVLVIYSAWICPFEFAFLTYKQDALFVIDNIVNGFFAIDIFLTFFVAYLDSQSYLLVDNPKQIATRYISTWFIFDVCSTAPFQPIISLLFTNHGSKLGFKVLNMLRLWRLRRVSSLFARLEKDIRFNYFWTRCTKLISVTLFAVHCAGCFYYLIADRYPDSKQTWIGAVYPNFKEDSLWNRYVTAMYWSITTLTTTGYGDLHAENPREMLFDIFYMLFNLGLTAYLIGNMTNLVVHSTSRTRNFRDTVRAASEFAARNDLPPRIQDQMLSHICLKFRTEGLKQQETLNDLPKALRSSIAHRLFFPIIQKVDIFQGVSYDFLFQLVSEIDAEYFPPKEEVILQNEAPTDLYILVSGGVVLISNIDGQEQVVGKANSGDTLGEIGVLCQRPQPYTVRTTELSQILRLRRNSLMTTIQTNKEDEQIIMNNIFMKLKGEDGSGFEYPHTNPGLMLDNCPGGGCKDSSHEDAAMQEARNNCFTASQARKKSEIGKAQMTGENGQTEIQAAVCQGHLEKVKIVVEGGADVNKPEAKGWMPKGLAQQQGDKDIHDLLLSYENRREMDEHRIEFIEPEASGSTSNCEGICKTQEDHQHILSHLRKVAMKSYQCPSSPASDREQRIRSYSKRVTIHMHSKSESVSERQLAKLIILPDSIDELLRVASEKFGGYRPIKVVNAENAEIEDMSVVRDGDHLFLLHNDCQNLYSDVT is encoded by the exons ATGTCAGTTTCCGGCACAAAGAATTTCTTCAGGAGGTTTTGTATTGATGAATACCAAATAGATAGTGTTGCTCAGAGCAGCTTCTTCTCTAGTGATCTATTGCCATCTCTTGGAGCCAGAATCAACCAATCAACCAAGCTCCGAAAATACATTATATCGCCTTACAATCCTCGTTATAG GGCTTGGGAGATGTTACTCATTGTTCTCGTCATTTACTCCGCCTGGATTTGCCCATTCGAGTTTGCATTCTTGACATACAAGCAAGATGCTCTTTTTGTCATCGACAACATTGTCAACGGTTTCTTTGCCATTGACATCTTCCTCACTTTCTTTGTTGCATATCTCGACAGCCAGTCTTATCTTCTTGTTGACAATCCCAAGCAAATTGCAACGAG GTACATATCAACCTGGTTTATTTTCGATGTGTGTTCCACTGCCCCATTCCAGCCTATTATTAGCCTCTTGTTTACAAATCATGGCAGCAAACTTGGCTTTAAAGTACTGAACATGCTCCGGCTCTGGCGCCTCAGACGAGTGAGCTCCCTGTTTGCAAG ACTTGAGAAGGACATTCGATTCAATTACTTCTGGACTCGGTGCACAAAGCTCATTTCT GTGACCCTTTTCGCAGTACATTGTGCTGGTTGCTTTTACTATCTGATAGCAGACAGATACCCCGATTCAAAACAAACATGGATCGGTGCAGTGTACCCAAATTTCAAAGAGGATAGTCTTTGGAACAGATATGTCACTGCAATGTACTGGTCTATCACAACACTCACAACCACTGGCTATGGagacttgcatgctgagaaccCAAGGGAGATGCTGTTCGATATTTTCTACATGCTGTTCAATTTGGGATTGACAGCTTACCTCATCGGAAACATGACAAACCTTGTGGTTCATTCGACCAGCAGAACCAGAAACTTT AGGGACACGGTGCGAGCTGCTTCAGAATTTGCAGCAAGAAATGACTTGCCGCCAAGAATACAGGACCAAATGTTGTCACACATATGCCTCAAGTTCAGGACAGAAGGGTTGAAGCAGCAAGAGACCTTGAATGATCTCCCCAAAGCGCTTCGTTCAAGCATTGCTCACCGTCTCTTCTTCCCCATTATTCAAAAAGTCGATATCTTCCAAGGAGTTTCATATGACTTCCTTTTCCAATTG GTATCAGAAATAGATGCCGAGTACTTTCCACCCAAAGAAGAAGTCATTCTGCAAAATGAGGCCCCAACGGATCTTTACATACTGGTCTCAGGTGGAGTAGTTTTAATATCCAATATTGATGGGCAAGAGCAA GTTGTAGGAAAGGCAAATTCTGGGGATACTTTGGGTGAAATTGGAGTATTATGTCAGAGGCCACAGCCTTACACAGTTCGGACAACTGAACTTTCCCAAATATTACGACTCCGCAGAAATTCACTGATGACCACTATACAAACAAATAAGGAAGACGAGCAGATTATCATGAACAACATTTTTATG AAACTGAAAGGGGAAGATGGCTCAGGCTTTGAATATCCACATACAAATCCAGGCTTAATGCTTGACAATTGTCCTGGAGGAGGATGCAAAGATAGCTCACATGAAGATGCAGCAATGCAGGAAGCAAGGAACAATTGCTTTACAGCTTCGCAGGCGAGGAAGAAGAGTGAAATAGGCAAAGCTCAAATGACAGGTGAGAATGGCCAAACTGAAATTCAAGCTGCTGTTTGCCAGGGCCATCTGGAAAAGGTAAAAATTGTGGTTGAAGGAGGAGCAGATGTCAACAAACCGGAAGCTAAAGGATGGATGCCAAAGGGTCTAGCACAACAGCAAGGAGACAAGGACATACATGACCTCTTATTAAGTTATGAAAATAGAAGAGAAATGGATGAACATAGAATAGAGTTCATTGAGCCAGAAGCATCTGGAAGCACCAGCAATTGTGAAGGAATTTGTAAAACACAGGAAGACCACCAACATATTCTTTCTCACTTGAGAAAGGTAGCCATGAAGTCATATCAGTGCCCGTCTAGCCCTGCAAGTGACAGAGAACAAAGGATCAGATCATACAGCAAGAGAGTAACTATCCACATGCATTCTAAAAGTGAAAGTGTGTCGGAAAGGCAGCTTGCGAAATTAATAATTCTACCTGATTCCATAGACGAGCTGCTCAGAGTTGCTA GTGAGAAGTTTGGAGGCTACAGACCTATAAAAGTCGTGAATGCAGAGAATGCAGAAATAGAAGACATGAGTGTCGTTAGAGATGGTGATCATCTGTTTCTTCTTCATaatgattgtcaaaatttgtaCTCTGATGTGACCTAA
- the LOC133731269 gene encoding uncharacterized protein LOC133731269, translating into MGTFLKYFILFFCTFLFFFAFPTSSSLPDDQTRSSSSYTATTTTQYQVFYVKNTTPFLLDRQQRRLTKNHKKRAGKRNKNPTKKFKNNGPFSVMLPKGFVPPSGSSPCHNGNPNAVVVFCDLAKP; encoded by the coding sequence atgggTACTTTCCTCAAGTacttcatcctcttcttctgcaccttcctcttcttcttcgccTTCCCCACTTCTTCTTCATTACCCGACGATCAAACccgttcctcctcctcctacacCGCCACCACTACCACCCAGTACCAAGTGTTCTACGTCAAGAACACGACGCCGTTTCTCCTCGACCGCCAACAACGCCGATTAACCAAGAACCACAAGAAACGGGCGGGAAAGAGAAACAAGAATCCGACCAAGAAGTTCAAGAACAATGGGCCTTTCTCCGTCATGCTTCCAAAGGGCTTCGTCCCTCCTTCTGGCTCGTCGCCTTGCCACAACGGAAACCCCAACGCCGTCGTCGTCTTCTGCGACCTAGCTAAACCCTAG